The Thermomonospora curvata DSM 43183 DNA segment CCGAGCTGCCGGTCTACTCCCTCAACCTGGTGCTCGCCGAGGCGCACCGCATCTGGGCGCTGCGCTACCCGGAGTCCAACGAGCTGTGGGTGCTGCCCCCCGAGGACGAGGGCGGCGGCATGATCGACACCTGCGCCCGGCACCTGGCCTCCGCCCACGAGCCGGGCTCGGTCGAGGTGACCGCCGCCGGCCGGGCGGTCCCCGCCTACGTGGTGGCCAGCGAGCCCATGGACGACAGCCCCGGCTGGCGGCTGCTGGAACCGGGCGAGCTGCTGATCGTCAACGGTCTCAAAGGGGAGTCCCGCTTCCCCTTCGACCCGCCCCGCATCCGGCTCACCACAGCCGACCTGTCGGCCCGGGAGGCCGCCTCCCAGGAGCACGCGACCTGATCACAGAGCCCGGCCGCAGGGAACGTCCGCGTCGCTGGCTACAGTGAGCCGCGACCGACGACTCCTTGGCGGAAACCGGGATCATGGACTCTGAGCTCACCTTGATGGCCGTGCACGCCCACCCCGATGACGAGGTGCTCGGCACCGGCGGCAGTTTCGCCCGCTACAGCGCAGAAGGGATCAGGACCGTCCTGGTGACCTGCACCAACGGCGAGCAGGGGGACGGCCCCGGGGGAGTCAAGCCCGGCCGGCCCGGCCACGACGAGCGGCAGGTCAGCCGGCGGCGCCTGGCCGAGCTGCGCGAGTCCGCCGCCCACCTGGGCATCGGCCACATCGAGCTGCTGGGCTACCGGGACTCGGGCATGGCGGGCTGGGAGGCCAACCACGCCCCCGGCGCGTTCGCCGGCGTCCCCGTCGCCGAGGCCGCCCGCCGCCTGGCCGCCCTGATGGAACGCTACCGCCCGCAGGTGGTCGTCACCTACGACGAACGAGGCGGCTACGGCCACCCCGACCACATCCAGGCGCACCGCATCACGATGGCGGCGGCCGAGCTCAGCGGCGTCCCCGACAAGCTCTACTACACCGCCGTCCCCCGCGGCCGGATCAAGGAGATGGCCGCCCGCGCCGCCGAGGCCGGCTGGGACTTCGGCGAGGAGGAACTGCCCGAGGACTTCGGCACCCCCGACGAACTGATCACCACGTCCCTGGACGTCTCCGCCTACGCCGAGCGCAAGCGCCGCGCCCTGCGGGCCCACGCCAGCCAAAGCGACAGCATCTTCCTGCTGCAACTGCCCGAGGAGCTCCAGCTGCGCGTCTTCGGCGAAGAGCACTTCGTCCGCGTCCGATGCCGGATCGACGCCCCCGCCCGGGAGGACGACCTGTTCGCCGGCCTGCGCTGAGCGCCCGCGCCGGGCCGGGGCCCTGTTTCAGGCGGGCAGCAGACCGGGCAGCTCCTCGGCGTGAGCCCGCAGGTACGCCGCCAGCGGGGCGGGGAACAGGTCGATGGCGGCCACGGCCTCGGCGCTGCAGGGCACCCGGTCCACCTCATAGACGCCCTTGGACGGGTCGTCGAACTCCGGGCCGTGCCGGCGGGAGAGGTCCATCCCGGTCAGCCGGCACAGGTAGAAGGTGCTCAGGTAGCGCAGGCCCAGCGTCTGCTCGGTATAGGCGAACACCTGCCGCACCGGCCCCACGGTGGCGCCCAGCTCCTCGTCCAGCTCCCGGCGCAGCGCCGCCTCCGGGTCGGCGTCCTGCGGCTCGATCTCGCCACCCGGCGTCGACCAGTAGGGCCGCCGGCCCGGCTTGGTCCGGCGAAGCAGCACCAGGTCGCCGTTACCGTCCAGCAGCAGCGCCCGCACCGCATGCCGGGTGCGCAGCTCTTCGTGGGGGACCGTGCGCTCCGGACCGCACAAGACCACCCGGCCGGTGAAGGCGCCCCGCTCAGCGGCCTTGGCGGCGCGCATCCGCTCCAGCTCGGCTGCGTCGATCCCGTGCGCGGCGGCCAGCGCCCGCACCACCTCCAGCACGTCGGCCAGCTCGGCCGGGTCCTGGCCGGATGCGTACTCCCCGGCCTCCTCATACAGCTTGGCCCGCAGGAGCGCCCGGTACTCGCCGTCGTCGGCGATGCGGGTCTGCGGCCGTCCGCCCGCCGACTCGATGATCTCCGGGATCCGGTCGCGCACCAGTTTCTCGGTCCGCCCGCCGCGCTGCGGAGGGTGGTGGGGCATCACCCCGTGGCGGCGGTCCAGCGACTGCACCCATTGCACGGCCACGGCGGCGACCTGGATCAGCTCGGTGCGCAGCCGTTGCGGGTCCTCCTCGGCCAGGGCCTCATAGAACTCCTCGGTGAGCGCGTGCCGCCAGGTCACCTCACCGGACGAGGCGGCCTGCGCCCGCTCCCGGCGGGCCTGCTCCGCCCGCTTGCGCCAGGCGGCACCGGTGCCGTCGGGGAACTCCTGGACTCCCCACAACGCGTCCTGGGCGGCGCGTTCGGCGGCGACCTCCGCCAGCACCCGGCCCAGCGACCCCCGAATCCCGTCGCCCGCCTTGCTGGTGTCCATGGCTTCGACGGTAGCCGTCCGGGGAACCCGCCGCTTCCGTTTCCGGACGGCCCCGGGCGCGCCGCTTGAGTCCCCGGGGGTGAGGCGGGTCAGCGGCGCCGCCCCCGCCGAGGGCCGCGAGACCGGCGGCGGGAGCCGGCGAGCAGGGCATCGAGCCGGTGACGGGCCTCTGCGCGGGAGAGCGCCGGCGCCTGCTTCGGCAGCAGGGCGGCGAGATGGGACGGCGCCGAGATCCGGCCGTCTGTGTCCACGACGGTCCGCTCGCCCGGCCACTCGCCCAGGATCACCGCTGACAGCGCCCCGGGATGGCGGGCGAACAGCCGGGCGATCCGGTCGGCCTCTGCGCCGCAGTCGGCCACCAGCAGCAGGCGGGGTTGCGCGCCGGAGCCCTGCCCCCTGGCGCGCAGCCGCAATTCCGTCTCCAGGTAGCTGAGCGCGGCATCCAGGGTGCCGGGCAGGAACAGCTCATCCGGCGGCTCGTCGAGCAGCTCGTCCTCCTCCAGTCCCAGCAGTCTCATGGCGTCGGCACGCGGCAGCACGACCAGGCCGGAGCCGTCCTCCAGCGCCGACAACGTGATCAGCCGTGCCAGGTCGGCCGCCCGCCGGCCGCCGAGCGCCAGCAGAAGGCCGCAAAACGGGGTGAGCGCGACGCCATCGGCCCGCTGCCGGGGCGGAGGGGGCGCCGGCGGTGCCGCGGCGGGCGGGGCGGCGGAGACCCGCGCGGTCATCGCCGGTGCGGGGGCCGGTGCCCGCCGGCGGAGCGTCAGCCCGATCGCCGCCACCGGAAGCAGCAGGATGAGCAGCCCCAGCAGGGGAGAGGGCTCCACGGGACGGCTCGCCGGATCTTCGGTGATCTCACCGGAGGGCGCGGGCCGGGGGGTGGGCCAGGTGGAGGCCGATCGCGCCGCCGGGGGCGGTGCCGCGGCGCGCCCTGCCCGGCCGTCCGCCTGCGGGAGCGCAGAGACCGCGGCGGGACCGTGAGGGTGGTGCTCACGGCCCGCATGGTCGCCGCCGCGGTGCGGCTCGGGTGGCGGATTGCGGTCGCGGCCGGTGCCCGCGACGGCTGCCGGGCCGGTCGGTGTGGCCTGCGCATCGAGGGACCGCGCATCCTCGGGGCACCGCACCGCCGGAGGGGCCGCCGTCGTGGCATGGGCCAGGTGTCCCACGGCGAGGACGACGGCGGGGGCGACCACGGCACAGCCCAGCAGACCGCGGCCGAGCCGGCGGGAGCCGAGAAACCGCCCGGCGGCGGTGGAAAGTGCAATGAGGCGGTTCATTTTCCTGAATGTGGCTTCGTGTGACCGTGAGGCCGCTGATCGTACACAGAAGGAGACGCTCGGGTGTCCTGATTGGATTACTGGCTGCGTTTATTTCGCCACACTCCCGGGTTTTCTTCGGCCTCCCCCTTTTTGAGACTCTCACTCATCAGGGTGATACCTGGATTTATCGGACCGCATGGGGGTTCGGTGCTCTGAACAATGCGGGGCCGCGCGCCCGGCTGAGAACGTACGCGCGGCCGGTCCGTCTCTCCTCGCGTCCATCACTTCCGGGACGGGCCGGTCACGCAGGAGAGGGTGCCTCCGGAGGAGGACCCGGACGTGCCGCGCCGGGAGGAGAAGTGCGGCCGGTCTCCCGCCGGGTTGAACGCCGGCCCGCAGATCTTCGGGGAACCCCGCCCCAAGATCTGCAGGAAACCGGGATCTCGCCGTCCGGTCTGATCGTGCAGGCTTCCATATTGCCGCCGTCCTCGGTCACGTACAAATCGCCATAGCCGGCGGCTGCGGCTGCGATGAGCGTAAGGGGACCGGATGAAATCCCTTTCACGTGCGTGGTGAAATCTCGCGCGCATTGAATTTTTTCGCCACGCCGTCTCGGGTGTCGAAGACCGGAGGACTGATGGCGCCCGGTGCCGGGGCGTCCCAGGCCGCCCGCACCGCCCCCGGCTGCGGCTCACCCGTCTTGACCTGCGAAGACAGCATGCCGAAAAGGCTCGGCCCGCAGGGGCCGCCCCGCCGTCCCTGACCGGGGCGCCGCCGTCTTGACCCATGGGAGCGGCGGCGGGAAGGGCTCATCGCCGCCGAGCGGCCGCACGCCCGGAGACGTTCGTTTCTGTGCGCTTATCCACAGAATCGCCTTCTGCTGCCTGCCGGGTTCTGTCACGGAGAGGATCGCCGTGGAGGCTTTTTCGGGAAAGGAGCACTTCATGGCCGAACCCGCCGCCAGGGCCGACTATGGATTCGGGCAGCTGGCCGCCGAACTCGATCTCGCCCGCTGGCAGATGCGCCTGGCCCGGGAACGCGGCCTGATCCCCCCTCCCGACCTGGAGGGCGGACGCTGGTCGGCGGCCGTCGCCGAGCAGATCGCCGGGCATGCCGCTCAGATCCGGGCGGCCCTGGGGGAGGACCCGCCGATCGGCGCGGTCAAGGCCGCCCAGCGGCTGGCCGTGCGCGTCGGTCTGGACGTGGAACCGGCCGACATCGAGGTGCTGGTGCTCTCCGGAGACCTGGAGGTGGTCCACCGCTACCAGGGCCGCCCACTGTATGACCCGCACGACCTCGACGCCCTCGACCCCGAACGGGTCACCGAGGTGGTGGCGGCCCGCAAGGGGCCGCGTTTCGCCACGGTCGGCGCCAAGGGAGCGGCCACGCTGCTCGGCTGGCCCAAGAGCCTCTTCCTGCGCGTCGCCGCCCAGCGCGCCCTGCCCGTCGATCGCCTGGGCCGGTACGCCCTGGCCGACGTCCGGGCCCTGGCCGGCGACCGGGAGCTGCAGGCGGCCGTCGCCGAACAGCAGCGGATCATGGCCCTGGAGGCCGCCCGGCGCGAGCAGACCCGCAGCGAGCAGGTGATCCGCCGCTGGATGCGCGACTGCGACGACTACCTTTCCCAGGCCACCGACCGTCCCCCGGACTCCGCCGAGCTGACCCGCGCCCTGCGCGCGCTGACCGCCGCCAGAACCGCCATCCGCCTCCACCGGGAACCGGCGGCCGAAGGCGCTCAACCGGCCGTGCGTTGAGCTCTTTGCCGGAAAACCGCCGGAGAAAAGGTCAGCTCCAAGGACGGGTGTCGACGGTGCGGTGGTGGCGGACGTGCAGGATCTCGCGGAAGGCGCGCTGGCGGAAGGGCAGGCCGTGGACCAGCATGGTCTGGCGGGCGGAGACCTCCTTGGCGATCTGCAGCAGGCCGTGGCGGTCGGCGTGCGCCGACAGGCGCACCTGGTGGACCCGGGCGCGCAGCGGCACCGGCCGGTTGCCGGGCAGCAGGTGTTCGGCGGCCCCCTCCCGGACGTCCTGCAGCAGGCGGCGCCCGCCGGAGGAATCGTCCTGGTAACCGGCCAGCAGCACGGCGCTGTGCGGCTCGGGCAGGATGCGCGCCGCCCAGTCCACGGCGGGGCCGCCGGTCAGCATCCCGGCCGGGGCGATGACCACGCCCTTGGTGAAGCCGTCGAAGTCCCGCGGGTGGCCGGCGGCCGTGACGTTCCCGCCGAAGATGGACAGCCGGCGCTCCCCGGGCCCGTCGGCCGTCTCATAGACGGCGCTCACCTCGGCGGCCATGCCGTCGATCAGCACCGGCACGTGGGGCAGGTGCTCGCGCAGCAGCAGGGCCAGCTCCTGGGCACGGCCCAGCGCGAAGGCGGGGATCAGCACCCGCCCGGCGGCGGCGTGCACCTCCTCGACGATGCCGAGGAGCTCGCCGACCCGGGCCCGGTGGTCGCCGTGCTCCTCACCGCAGCAGGTCGACTCCAGCACCAGCAGGTCGGCCCCGCGGGCGCCGTCGGGCAGCCGGTAGCCGTCCACGCTGGCCTGCCGGAAGCCGGAGATGTCACCGGTGACGACCACCCGCCGCTCGCCCGCGCTGATCACCGCCCCGGCGGCGCCCAGGATGTGCCCGGCGGGAAACAGCTCGACGGTCAGGTCGCCGACCCGCCGGGGAGCGCCGGTCGGCAGCTCCTCCAGCCGTTCCATCGCGACGTCCACGGCGTCCTGCTCATACAGCGGCGTCCACGACCCTCCGCTGGAGGCACCGGCGGTGTGCCGGCGCATGACCTTCAGCGCGTCCTGCCACATCACCGGCATGAGCCGGCAGCTTTCGGGCGTGGCGATGATCCGCAGCCGGGGCAGCCGGTGCGCCAGCGCGGGCACATAGCCGCAGTGGTCGTTGTGGGCGTGCGTGACGATCACCGCCTCGGGCCGCGCGGTGAGCGCCTCGGCGACGTCCCGCGGCGGCTGCGGCGGGGTGCCCGGCCGGATGCCGGCGTCCACCAGCAGGCTGGTGTCCCCGGCCTCGACCAGCAGGCACGAGCCGCCGATGTGGTCGTCGCCGCCCAGCGGCGTCACCCGCAGCTCACGGCAGCGGCCCACGCTCAGCGACGCCGGCCGCGGCGGCTCCAGCAGTTCCCGCAGCCCCCTGCGCAGCGCATCGGGTTCGGCCGCGGCGCCGTCTGCGGGCTGCGGCAGCGCGGCCAGCAGCGCGGCGGCCAGCGACCGGGGGTTTTGCAGCCGGCGCTGCTGGGCCGCCAGCCGGGCCCGCAGCCCGGCCAGCTCCTCTTCGGCGTCGGCCATGCCGCGGCGCGCCTCGGCCAGCTCGGCTCGCAGCCGGGCCGCGTCAGCGTGCGCGTATTCCAGCTTCTGGCGGAAGGAGGCCAGCTTCTCCCGCAGCTTGTTGCGCGCCTCGGTGAGACGGCGCACCTTGCGCTCGGCGGCGGCCGCGGACCGGCCGCCCGTGCCGTTCGCGCCGTTCAGCAGCCGCCGTACCCCTGCGGCGACCTCGGGGTCGGGGTGCAGCAGCAGCCGCCCCGGCCCGCTCGCCGAGCGCAGCAGGTCACGGGCGGCGGCCCGCAGCGTCGGGGACGCCTCGATCAGGTCCAGCAGCCACTCCCGCCGGTTGCGCACCAGCTCGGCGGCCCGCCGTTCCGGTCCCGCATAGCGCGGCCGCGACAGCACGACCCGCGCCGCGGCCTCCAGCGCCTCCTCCACCGAGGCCAGGGCGTGCTCGTCGCCGCTCACCGCACCTCACCGCTGTTTCTGGTGGCCTCGGCCAGGACCGGCTCGCACTGCAGCTCGTGGGGGGCGTGCGGGGCCGGCACCAGGGCGCCCAGGATGCGCAGAACCTCGATGACGTCGTCGACGGTGCGGTAGCCGTGCTGGTGAAGGGAACGCGGGGACAGGGGGTGATCCTCCTCCAGGTCGGAAGGGGCGAGCAGATCGGCCAGGTCGGCGGGGGACCCGGAGCCGGCGAGGTCCACCAGCTCGCGCCAGGCCGCGGCGACGGGCGGGCAGCAGCGCACCCCGGCGGCCTCCACCAGGTCGGCGGGGCGGTCGCGCAGGTGACGCCGGCAGCGCTCCAGGGCCTGCTGCTGGTCGGCGACCATGTCGCCGCCGAGCACGATGCTGATCAGCATGGGCCACCCGCCGGTGCAGGCCAGCAGCTCCTCTTGGCCGCGCCGGTTCTGGAAGGCGTGCGCCGCCTCGCGCATCCACTGCCGGACCGCCGCGGCGTCGAAGCGGCGCAGCTGCATCAGCTCGGCCCGCCCGCCCAGCTCCGGCAGCGGCTCGGGCCCGCCGGACTCGCGCACCGCCAGCCACAGCGGCGCCAGGGCGGGCGGCGCGGTGAACACCACCGCCAGCGTGCCGTCGTTGCGGCCCCGGTGGCGGGAGATGATCTGGCAGGCGTCCCGGATCTGCCGCCGGGCCTGCGCCAGGGTCCGGCCCCGCAGCCCGACCACCACCAGGGTGTGGCCGGGCCGGTCGCGGGCGTCGCGCACCGCGTCGTCGAAGGTCAGGCCGTCGGAGCGCACCGGCACCACGGTGACGTCCTCGTGCCGCTCCTCCTCGGCCTGCAGCGCCATCGGCACCCGCTCCAGCTGCAGCGCCCCCGAACCGGCGATCACGTGCACCAGGTTGGCCCGGGTCAGCAGCCGCGAGATCTGCCCGCCGGTCAGCGGGGAGCGCTCCGGGCCCGCCCCGTAGGCGGGACGGTAGGAGTGCACGTCGAAGGAGTCCGGCAGCTCCAGCTCCTGCGCCCGCGTCAGCACCTGCTCGACCTGCTCGGCGCCGCCCAGCAGCTCCAGGATGTAGGGGGTGCGCAGCCGGTAGCGGTCGCCGTCCCGGATCAGCACGCCCAGCTCCACGCTCTCTTCCAGCAGCCCGCAGAAGGCGTCCAGGGAGCAGTCGGCGAAGCCCTGCGGCCACCAGATGTCCCGGCACTCCTCATACAGCGCCCCGACGGGCATGCCCTGCTCGCCGTCTTCATCGCGGGCGTTGAGGGCGATGGTGTAGGCGATGACCTTGTAACGCTGGTCGAGGTTGATCGTCCACTCGAAGCGTTCCCGGAAGCCCTCGGCCAGGCGGGCGTCGGCCCACACCGCGTCGATGTCGTCGCGGGTCACCTCATACGGCAGGGCGTGCTCGCCGACCGGGCGGGAGCGCAGGTGCCGCAGCAGCGCGTCGGCGAACAGCTGGATCAGCGCCGGGGCGTTGTTGGCCTTGGCGATGATCCGCGCCGCCAGCGTCTGCGGCACCCGAAAGCCCAAGGCGGCCAGCGGCCTGGTCAGCAGGTCGAAGGCGTCCTGGGGGGCCAGCGGCCCCACCGAGATGGGCCTGCCCAGGTTCCCCAGCGGCTGGTTGGACAGGCCCTTGAAACGCGCCGTCTGGTGCAGCCCGGCGAACACCACCTTCACCCGCCGCTCGGTCTCGCTCATCAGGTCGCGCAGCGCCCCGACGTTGGCAAAGCGCGCGCCCTCGGCGTCCCGGTTGAGGAACTCATCGGCCTCATCCAGCAGGATCAGCAGCTGGCGGCGCGGGTCGCCGTCCAGCCACCGCCGCACCGCCTGCCGGATCGGCTCCGGGCCGCCGGCGCCCGCCGGCTCGCCGACGTCGATCCCGGCCTCCTCCAGGCCGCGGCGCAGCGTCGGCCAGATCGCCGAGGCCGGCGCGGTCCGTCCCACGTCCGAGATGCTCTTGAAGATCACCTTGCGGTGCGGGTCGCTGTCGGTCACCTGCCGCCGGGCGGCCTGCAGCAGCGCCGACTTGCCCAGCTGGCGCCCGCCGTACACGATCGACCCGCCGGAGCGGTCGATGACCTGCTGCAGCTGCTCGGCGCGCCCGTAGAACATCTCCTCGGGCACATCGCCGGTGGACACGAACGGGTTGCCGGCGGTGAACGGCGCCAGCAGCGCGACGGTGGTGCTCCAGTCCGCTCCCGGGCGGCAGGCCAGGTAGCCGATGGCGGCGTCGTCCAGCACCGCGACCGGGTGGGGGCGGCGCCGCACCGCCTCCGCCAGTGCCCGCCGGTCCTCCACCGACAGGGTGCCGAAGTACCACACCAGCACCGTCTGGTCGCGCGGCTCGTCCCCCATCAGGTCGACGAGCTGCTGCGGGTGCGGCCGGTTCCACACCAGCAGCAGCCGCAGCGTGTCGCCGGAGGGGCTCATCCGCGACCCGAAGGCCGGCAGCAGCGCCTGCCCGTGCCGGCGGACGCCGGACAGCTCGATCCAGGTGCGGCCCTTGGCGCTGCCGCCGGGGTGCTGCTCGCCCTCCAGCCCGATCAGCCGCAGGATCGGCTCGATCATCGTCTTGAGGTTGCCGGCGGTCTTGGGACCGCCGCCGGCCATCCGCCACCTGCGCAGCGCCTCGGCGCCGACGTCGCGCCGCTGGGAGGCGGCCAGGTCCAGCCCGGCCTCCGCCAGCAGTTCGGCCAGCCGCTCGTCGGCGACGTGCCCGTCCCCCTGCAGCGCCTCGATCAGCACGTCCAGGGCGGGGTTGGGGTCGGCGGCCCGCCGCCCCTGGCGGGGGCGCAGCGCGTCGAAGACCCGGGGGAAGGCGGGGAAGAACCGGGCGAAGTCCCCCGGCTCGGCGGGCGCCTCCGGCAGCGGACGCCCCTGTTTGGCCTGGACCAGGAACTCCCGGGCGGTGGTCAGGTCGCCGCTGTCGAGGTACTCGCCGATCCGCTCGGCCGCACCGGCCACCGCCGGCCGGTGCAGCTCGGCCGCCAGCTCCCGGCGGACCTTGGCGACCTCCCGTTCGACCAGTTCGGCCAGCTCGCCTTCGATCTCCTCCAGGCGCCGTCCCATCCGGTCGAAGTCGGCCCGGTCGGTTTCGGCCAGCGGCTGCAGCCGGCCCTCCAGCCGGGTGGCGTCGCGTTCACCCAGCACGCCGTCGCGGCGCAGCCGCGCCAGCTGGTCGCGCAGCTTCTCCACCCGGGCGCGCTGGGCGTCGCGGGATTGCGCCACCAGCTCGGCGCGGCGCCGCCGCAGCTCGTCTGCGCGGCGGTCGCCGCCCAGCACCTCCACGATCGCCGCGGTTCCGATGTGGTCGCCGCGTTCGGCGCGGGCCTGGAAGGCCGCCTCCCAGTCCGGCTCGCTCTCCGCCAGCGCCACCAGGTCGGCCGGGGCGGGGGGTTGCGCCGGCTCCAGCGAGCCGGCGGCCAGCGCGATGCCCGGCGCCGCCGGCAGATCCCGGCACAGCACCAGGTCGACCCGGTGCGGCTCGGCGCCCAGCGGGCGCATGCGCAGCAGTTCCAGGGTGTCGGTGAGCAGCCGGCGGGCCTCCTGCGCCGCCGCCGTGAGCACCTGATCGCCCCCGGCGGCGATCTGTTCCAGCTCCGCCAGGCACCGCTCGCCGAGCTCGCCGGCGGTTCGCTGCAGGGCGGCCAGGTGCGTCTCCGGCCCCTGCTGCGGCCCGGCGCCGGCCGCGGCCGTCTGCTCGCGCACCGCGCCGCTCCACCGGTTGGCCACATCCAGCCCTTCCTCCAGGAGCTCGCGCAGCTTGCGGCGCGCCCCGGCCTCGATCCGGCGCTTGACCCCCTGGCCGCCCAGGCTGCGGGTGACGGCGTCGATGAGCCGGTCGACCCCGTCGGCGCGCAGCGCGTCCACGCCCTGGCGGACCTGGTCGGCCCGCTCGGCGTCATCGGCGGCGGCGATCGCCAGCAGCCGTCCGATCTCCCCGTCCTCGTGCAGGATCAGTTTCAGCACCTCGGTGGCGCGCTGATACTTGATCTTCCTTGCCGGCACCTCGGCCAGCATCCGCCGGGCCCGCCCGGCCAGTTCGGCCCGGCGCTCCTCGGCCCGGGGGACGTCGCCGAGCCGGTTGGAGATGCCGGGCTGCAGGTAGACGCCCTCGGCCCCGGCCTGCAGGAACGCCTCGCCCAGCGCGGCCAGGGCGGGACGGGCCGACACCGCCGCCGGGGGCCTGCGCAGCAGCTCATCGGACTGGCCGGTGGGCTGGATGATTCCCGAGCGGATCGCCGAGGCCCAGGCCAGCAGCTGCCCGGCCGGGTCCTCCTCCAGCGCCTCGCCGGCCAGGCCGTGCGCGAGCTGCGCGTAGGCCGCCGACATGCGCCCGGCGAACTCGGTCGTCTCCAGCGCGATGGCCGCGGCGTGCCTGGCCCGCACCTCGGCCTCGGGTCTGCCGGCCGCCGCCCGCAGCCATCCGGCCAGCGCGGGCCGCCCGCTGCGCAGCGCCGCGGCCTCCGCGGCCGCCAGGCGGGCCGCGTCCACTTCGCCGCGTGCCCTGCCGCACTCGGCGGCGTCCCCGCCGCCCGGAAGGGAGCCGCCTTGGGGGGTTTGCCGCCCCGGATCGCTTTGCGCGGCGGCTTTGCCGCGCGTGGCGGGTTCCCCTCTCCGTTCGGAGGCTTCTTGCATCACCGGGCTACGGGATGGCGGGGCGGTCCGGCCGTCCAGGGCGGGCTTGCGCCGGGCGTCTGGGCGCTGGGGAGCGCGGTGCGCGGTGGGCTCGTCGTGCGGCTTCGGCTCTTGAACGGCCTTTAGAGCGCTCTGCGGGGTGGTGCGGTTGGAAGACTCCGGCTTGCGCGAAGGCTCCTGTTCCTCCTGAGGGGCCGGGGCGCTATGGGAAGCGGTGGCGTGCCGGGATCGCGGGTCGCTCGCAGAGGCCGACTCTTCCGGGGAGGCGGGGGCATCGTCGGGTGTCGGCGCGGTCTCGTCCTGCGGCGGCTCCTCGGCGGACGCCTGCCGCCGGGCGGCGCGCCTTTCGGCATCGGCGATCAGCAGCTCGTCCAGATCGTCCAGGGGAGGCTCGTCGGGGGCCGGGCGGGGCGGCGGGATGACGGGGACGGGCACATCGTTCTCTTTTGCGTCCTCTTCTTCCGCGGAGCCGGGCGCCGGGTCCTGCGGAAGGTCCGCCCCGTCCTGCGCGGCGGCCCGGGATGGGGCGGCGTGCTCTGGCGTGCTCACCGACAGGTGCCCGCCGATCGCCGCCATGACCAGCGGGCGGTGCCGCTCGGGGAGCAGCTCTCGGAGTGTCTGCGCCAGGCGGTCGATGCGCTCCAGGGCCCGGGGGTCGGTGTCCCCCCGCCGGCACAGCTCGATCAGCTCGGCCAGCTCGGGCAAACCCTCGTGCCGTCCGGTCTCGGCCAGGTGCCTGATCTCGGCGAGCAGCTCATCCAGCGCTGAGGGGCCGGTGAGCGTGGTCAGCGCGCGCACGGCGGCCGAGCGCTCCAGCCGCCGTGCGGCCGCCTCCACGGCCCGGGACAGCCCTTCCAGGCTGGGCTCGGCAGGCGGTTCGCCG contains these protein-coding regions:
- a CDS encoding PIG-L family deacetylase; amino-acid sequence: MDSELTLMAVHAHPDDEVLGTGGSFARYSAEGIRTVLVTCTNGEQGDGPGGVKPGRPGHDERQVSRRRLAELRESAAHLGIGHIELLGYRDSGMAGWEANHAPGAFAGVPVAEAARRLAALMERYRPQVVVTYDERGGYGHPDHIQAHRITMAAAELSGVPDKLYYTAVPRGRIKEMAARAAEAGWDFGEEELPEDFGTPDELITTSLDVSAYAERKRRALRAHASQSDSIFLLQLPEELQLRVFGEEHFVRVRCRIDAPAREDDLFAGLR
- a CDS encoding NUDIX domain-containing protein; translation: MDTSKAGDGIRGSLGRVLAEVAAERAAQDALWGVQEFPDGTGAAWRKRAEQARRERAQAASSGEVTWRHALTEEFYEALAEEDPQRLRTELIQVAAVAVQWVQSLDRRHGVMPHHPPQRGGRTEKLVRDRIPEIIESAGGRPQTRIADDGEYRALLRAKLYEEAGEYASGQDPAELADVLEVVRALAAAHGIDAAELERMRAAKAAERGAFTGRVVLCGPERTVPHEELRTRHAVRALLLDGNGDLVLLRRTKPGRRPYWSTPGGEIEPQDADPEAALRRELDEELGATVGPVRQVFAYTEQTLGLRYLSTFYLCRLTGMDLSRRHGPEFDDPSKGVYEVDRVPCSAEAVAAIDLFPAPLAAYLRAHAEELPGLLPA
- a CDS encoding MBL fold metallo-hydrolase produces the protein MSGDEHALASVEEALEAAARVVLSRPRYAGPERRAAELVRNRREWLLDLIEASPTLRAAARDLLRSASGPGRLLLHPDPEVAAGVRRLLNGANGTGGRSAAAAERKVRRLTEARNKLREKLASFRQKLEYAHADAARLRAELAEARRGMADAEEELAGLRARLAAQQRRLQNPRSLAAALLAALPQPADGAAAEPDALRRGLRELLEPPRPASLSVGRCRELRVTPLGGDDHIGGSCLLVEAGDTSLLVDAGIRPGTPPQPPRDVAEALTARPEAVIVTHAHNDHCGYVPALAHRLPRLRIIATPESCRLMPVMWQDALKVMRRHTAGASSGGSWTPLYEQDAVDVAMERLEELPTGAPRRVGDLTVELFPAGHILGAAGAVISAGERRVVVTGDISGFRQASVDGYRLPDGARGADLLVLESTCCGEEHGDHRARVGELLGIVEEVHAAAGRVLIPAFALGRAQELALLLREHLPHVPVLIDGMAAEVSAVYETADGPGERRLSIFGGNVTAAGHPRDFDGFTKGVVIAPAGMLTGGPAVDWAARILPEPHSAVLLAGYQDDSSGGRRLLQDVREGAAEHLLPGNRPVPLRARVHQVRLSAHADRHGLLQIAKEVSARQTMLVHGLPFRQRAFREILHVRHHRTVDTRPWS